One segment of Streptomyces sp. NBC_00576 DNA contains the following:
- a CDS encoding AAA family ATPase, with protein sequence MMDPTTDNAGITGDPGTARASLEALRAEIAKAVVGQDPAVTGLVVALLCRGHVLLEGVPGVAKTLLVRALASALELDTKRVQFTPDLMPSDITGSLVYDSRTAEFSFQQGPVFTNLLLADEINRTPPKTQSSLLEAMEERQVTVDGTPRPLPDPFLVAATQNPVEYEGTYPLPEAQLDRFLLKLTIPLPSRQDEIDVLTRHAEGFNPRDLRAAGIRPVAGPADLEAARAAVAKTAISPEITAYVVDICRATRESPSFALGVSPRGATALLATSRAWAWLTGRDYVIPDDVKALALPTLRHRVQLRPEAEMEGVTADSVINAILAHVPVPR encoded by the coding sequence ATGATGGACCCGACCACTGACAACGCCGGGATCACCGGGGATCCGGGCACCGCCCGGGCCTCCCTGGAAGCCCTGCGCGCCGAGATCGCGAAAGCCGTGGTCGGCCAGGACCCCGCCGTGACCGGCCTCGTCGTCGCCCTCCTCTGCCGCGGACACGTTCTCCTCGAAGGCGTCCCCGGAGTAGCCAAAACGCTGCTCGTCCGGGCACTCGCCTCCGCACTCGAACTCGACACCAAGCGCGTCCAGTTCACTCCCGACCTGATGCCGAGCGACATCACCGGCTCACTCGTCTACGACTCGCGCACTGCGGAGTTCTCCTTCCAGCAGGGCCCGGTCTTCACCAACCTCCTCCTCGCGGACGAAATCAACCGCACGCCCCCGAAGACCCAGTCGTCCCTCCTGGAAGCCATGGAGGAACGCCAGGTCACAGTCGACGGCACCCCGCGCCCACTTCCCGACCCGTTCCTGGTCGCGGCCACCCAGAACCCGGTCGAGTACGAGGGCACGTACCCCCTCCCCGAAGCCCAGCTGGACCGTTTCCTCCTCAAGCTCACGATCCCCCTCCCCTCCCGCCAGGACGAGATCGACGTCCTGACCCGCCACGCCGAGGGCTTCAACCCGCGCGACCTGCGCGCCGCCGGCATACGCCCAGTCGCGGGTCCGGCAGACCTGGAAGCGGCCCGCGCGGCCGTCGCCAAGACGGCGATCTCCCCCGAGATCACCGCCTATGTGGTGGACATCTGCCGCGCCACCCGTGAATCCCCGTCCTTCGCGCTCGGCGTCTCCCCCCGAGGCGCCACCGCCCTCCTCGCGACATCCCGCGCCTGGGCCTGGCTGACAGGCCGCGACTACGTCATCCCCGACGACGTGAAGGCCTTGGCCCTGCCCACCCTCCGCCACCGCGTGCAACTCCGCCCGGAGGCCGAGATGGAGGGCGTAACGGCCGACTCGGTCATCAACGCGATCCTCGCCCACGTCCCCGTCCCCCGCTGA
- a CDS encoding RDD family protein produces MSELVTGEAVALELRPAKLPSRALAVLLDLVVVGLVYTAVTIVLVISTASLDEAAQAALAVAAFVLVLVGAPIAVETLSHGRSLGKMACGLRVVRDDGGPIRFRHALVRGAVGVVEILITFGVVACIASLVSARGRRLGDVVAGTLVVRERVPVGRSAFVPPPPPWLSGRFAELDLSAVPDGLWLAVRQYLTRMRQLDPQVGWAMAERLASEVAARTGAPAPQGVPPAAYLAAVVQERQVREARRAFGSGAAAVRPGVPGAFGAPAPQSLAAASYPPAGVPYPAAAEAVVPVPVVEGAPPDQAGDRRSSGGFAPPA; encoded by the coding sequence GTGAGTGAGCTGGTTACGGGCGAGGCGGTGGCGCTGGAGCTGCGCCCCGCGAAATTGCCCAGCAGGGCGCTCGCCGTGTTGCTCGACCTTGTTGTGGTCGGGTTGGTGTACACCGCCGTCACCATTGTGCTGGTCATATCCACGGCTTCACTGGACGAGGCGGCGCAGGCCGCTCTCGCCGTCGCCGCATTCGTTCTGGTGCTGGTGGGCGCGCCGATCGCGGTGGAGACCCTCAGCCATGGACGATCGCTCGGGAAGATGGCGTGCGGTCTGCGGGTGGTGCGGGACGATGGTGGGCCGATCCGGTTCCGGCATGCGCTGGTGCGGGGTGCGGTCGGTGTGGTCGAGATTCTGATCACGTTCGGGGTGGTGGCCTGTATCGCCTCGCTCGTGTCGGCGCGGGGACGGCGGCTCGGTGACGTCGTCGCGGGCACGCTCGTCGTACGGGAGCGAGTGCCCGTCGGTCGGAGCGCCTTCGTTCCTCCCCCGCCGCCATGGTTGTCCGGACGGTTCGCGGAACTCGATCTGTCGGCCGTGCCCGACGGGTTGTGGCTGGCCGTACGTCAGTATCTGACGCGTATGCGGCAGCTGGATCCGCAGGTGGGCTGGGCCATGGCCGAGCGGCTCGCCTCCGAGGTGGCGGCGCGTACGGGGGCTCCGGCGCCACAGGGTGTCCCGCCGGCGGCCTATCTCGCGGCTGTGGTGCAGGAGCGGCAGGTGCGGGAGGCTCGGCGGGCGTTCGGGAGCGGGGCGGCGGCCGTGCGGCCCGGGGTGCCTGGTGCGTTCGGGGCTCCGGCGCCGCAATCACTGGCTGCGGCTTCTTATCCGCCTGCCGGCGTTCCCTATCCTGCGGCTGCCGAAGCTGTCGTCCCCGTCCCGGTCGTCGAAGGTGCGCCGCCGGACCAGGCAGGCGATCGCCGCTCCTCCGGTGGGTTCGCGCCGCCTGCCTAG
- a CDS encoding DUF4350 domain-containing protein, producing the protein MSTEATLPATTSASPTARQVWTRARGVVLAVVLLLVGAVTIAVISSGTERGGLDPRSADPRGSRAVATLLADRGVSTRVVTTLARASAAADADTTLLIAVPDLLTDRQQDELHTAMASSGGRTVLIAPSGPSIGTLAPGVTADPAISFGSKLSPDCDLPAAKRAGTADTGGFRYDTTAPGADACYPSNGLPTLVRVPAATGNGDTVVLGAPDILYNDRLDEHGNASLALQLLGSRPHLVWYLPSLSDDSLTDSGERSFVDLLPSGWLWGSLQLFFAAVLAAFWRARRFGPLVPEPLPVAIRASETVEGRARLYRKTNARDRAAGALRSTTRTRLAPLVGVPVPQAHAPEALLPALSAHLHDHGDGQSLHSLLFGPPPGDDAGLISLADQLDALEREVRRP; encoded by the coding sequence ATGAGCACCGAGGCCACGCTCCCGGCCACCACCTCGGCCTCGCCCACCGCACGCCAGGTGTGGACCCGCGCGCGAGGCGTCGTACTCGCGGTCGTTCTGCTCCTCGTGGGTGCCGTAACGATCGCAGTGATCAGCTCTGGCACTGAGCGCGGCGGCCTCGACCCGCGTTCCGCCGACCCCCGCGGCAGTCGTGCCGTCGCCACACTGCTCGCCGACCGGGGCGTGTCCACGCGCGTGGTCACCACCCTCGCCCGGGCGAGCGCCGCAGCCGACGCCGACACAACCCTCCTGATCGCGGTCCCCGACCTGCTGACCGACCGTCAACAGGACGAACTGCACACGGCGATGGCGAGCTCCGGCGGACGCACGGTCCTGATCGCCCCCAGCGGCCCGTCCATCGGGACACTCGCCCCCGGCGTCACCGCCGACCCCGCGATCAGCTTCGGCTCGAAACTCTCCCCGGACTGCGACCTGCCCGCCGCCAAACGCGCGGGCACGGCGGACACGGGAGGCTTCCGCTACGACACCACCGCCCCCGGCGCCGACGCGTGCTACCCGAGCAACGGCCTTCCCACTCTCGTGCGCGTGCCCGCGGCCACAGGGAACGGCGACACCGTCGTGCTCGGCGCACCCGACATCCTCTACAACGACCGTCTCGACGAGCACGGCAACGCCTCGCTCGCCCTCCAACTGCTCGGTTCCCGCCCCCACTTGGTCTGGTACCTCCCCTCGCTCTCCGACGACTCGCTCACCGACTCCGGCGAGCGCAGCTTCGTCGACCTGCTCCCTTCCGGCTGGCTCTGGGGCTCCCTGCAACTCTTCTTCGCCGCAGTTCTGGCCGCCTTCTGGCGGGCACGCCGATTCGGCCCCCTCGTACCCGAACCTCTCCCGGTGGCGATCCGCGCCTCCGAAACCGTCGAAGGCCGCGCCCGCCTTTACCGCAAGACCAACGCCCGCGACCGCGCGGCAGGCGCTCTTCGTTCCACCACCCGCACTCGCCTCGCCCCCCTCGTAGGCGTCCCCGTGCCCCAGGCACACGCGCCCGAGGCCCTGCTCCCCGCTCTGTCCGCCCACCTCCACGACCACGGAGACGGACAGTCCCTGCATTCCCTTCTCTTCGGCCCGCCGCCCGGCGACGACGCCGGCCTCATCTCCCTCGCCGACCAGCTAGACGCCCTCGAAAGAGAGGTACGCCGTCCATGA
- a CDS encoding DUF58 domain-containing protein yields MALTGRAALLAALGSIPIGIWGPGWTGILAVNGPLAIACACDYALAAPVRRLGLTRSGDTSARLGESADVTLTVTNPSNRLLRARLRDAWPPSSWQSGTEVEASRHSLTVPVGERRRVTTRLRPTRRGDRQADRVTIRSYGPLGLFARQGSHRVPWGVRVLPPFTSRKHLPSKLARLRELDGRTSVLTRGEGTEFDSLREYVPGDDTRSIDWRATARQTTVAVRTWRPERDRHILLVLDTGRTSAGRVGDIPRLDASMDAALLLAALASRAGDRVDLLAYDRRVRALVQGRAAADVLPSLVNAMATVEPELIETDARGLTATTLRTAPRRSLIVLLTSLDTAPIEEGLLPVLPQLTQRHTVLLASVADPHIAKMAAARGNTEAVYEAAAAAQAQTERHRTAEQLRRHGVTVVDATPDDLAPALADTYLALKAAGRL; encoded by the coding sequence ATGGCCCTCACCGGACGCGCCGCCCTCCTGGCGGCCCTGGGCTCGATCCCCATCGGCATCTGGGGCCCCGGCTGGACAGGCATCCTCGCCGTGAATGGCCCCCTGGCCATCGCGTGCGCCTGCGACTACGCCCTGGCCGCCCCCGTACGCCGCCTCGGCCTCACCCGCTCCGGCGACACATCCGCACGTCTGGGCGAATCAGCGGACGTCACACTCACGGTCACCAACCCCTCCAACCGCCTGCTCCGCGCCCGCCTCCGCGATGCCTGGCCCCCCAGCAGCTGGCAGTCCGGCACCGAGGTGGAGGCCTCCCGCCACAGCCTGACGGTCCCCGTCGGCGAACGGCGCCGCGTCACCACCCGCCTGCGCCCCACCCGCCGAGGCGACCGCCAGGCCGACCGCGTAACGATCCGCTCGTACGGCCCCCTGGGCCTCTTCGCCCGCCAGGGCAGCCACCGGGTTCCCTGGGGGGTACGCGTCCTCCCCCCGTTCACCAGCCGCAAGCACCTGCCCTCGAAGCTCGCCCGCCTACGCGAACTCGACGGCCGCACCAGCGTCCTGACCCGCGGCGAAGGCACAGAATTCGACAGCCTGCGCGAATACGTCCCCGGCGACGACACCCGTTCCATCGACTGGCGCGCCACAGCCCGCCAGACCACGGTCGCCGTACGCACCTGGCGCCCCGAACGCGACCGTCACATCCTCCTGGTACTCGACACCGGCCGTACGTCGGCGGGCCGCGTGGGCGACATCCCCCGCCTGGACGCCTCCATGGACGCGGCCCTCCTCCTTGCAGCCCTCGCCTCCCGAGCCGGCGACCGTGTGGACCTCCTCGCGTACGACCGCCGGGTGCGCGCCCTGGTCCAGGGCCGCGCCGCAGCCGACGTCCTCCCGTCCCTGGTCAACGCGATGGCCACCGTGGAACCTGAGCTCATCGAAACGGACGCCCGCGGCCTCACGGCCACCACACTCCGTACGGCCCCCAGACGCTCCCTGATCGTCCTGCTCACCAGCCTCGACACGGCCCCCATCGAAGAGGGCCTCCTCCCCGTCCTCCCTCAACTGACCCAGCGCCACACAGTCCTATTGGCCTCGGTGGCCGACCCTCACATCGCAAAAATGGCAGCAGCCCGAGGAAACACAGAAGCGGTGTACGAGGCTGCGGCCGCCGCCCAAGCACAAACGGAACGTCATCGAACCGCCGAACAACTTCGCCGCCACGGCGTCACGGTTGTCGACGCAACTCCGGATGACCTGGCCCCGGCGCTGGCGGACACATATCTGGCCCTTAAGGCTGCAGGGCGCCTCTAA
- a CDS encoding DUF4129 domain-containing protein, with protein sequence MSLTGGFLTTVPALPHTAEAAVRALLRAGDTAVLSLAADEPPVTIPRDPAREAARRELSKRMYHENDPGLLQRAMDALWDWLGRLFNATSTATPGGAVGLMVVLLAVVAVIGALWWRLGTPRSGPTSSAVLFDDRPRSAAEHRAAAEAHAAQGHWNQALQERMRAVVRSLEERALLDARPGRTADEAAAEAGRTLPTHTERLRTAARDFDDVTYGGRTASPQMYRRLTELDDDLERTKPALANSSAPSTAHNARQGAAE encoded by the coding sequence GTGAGCCTGACGGGGGGATTTCTCACTACGGTGCCGGCCCTGCCGCACACCGCCGAAGCGGCCGTACGAGCCCTGCTGCGCGCCGGCGACACCGCCGTACTGTCACTGGCGGCCGACGAACCGCCGGTGACGATCCCGCGTGATCCCGCGCGGGAGGCGGCCAGGCGCGAGCTGTCCAAGCGCATGTACCACGAGAACGACCCCGGCCTGCTCCAACGGGCCATGGACGCCCTCTGGGACTGGCTCGGCAGGCTGTTCAACGCGACCTCGACCGCGACTCCCGGAGGAGCCGTCGGGCTGATGGTGGTCCTCCTCGCCGTCGTCGCCGTGATCGGCGCCCTGTGGTGGCGCCTCGGCACCCCGCGCTCCGGCCCCACCTCCTCCGCCGTGCTCTTCGACGACCGCCCCCGCAGCGCCGCCGAACACCGCGCCGCCGCCGAGGCACACGCCGCCCAGGGCCACTGGAACCAGGCACTCCAGGAACGCATGCGCGCCGTCGTCCGCTCCCTGGAGGAACGCGCCCTGCTCGACGCCCGCCCCGGCCGCACCGCCGACGAGGCAGCCGCGGAAGCGGGCCGCACCCTGCCCACGCACACCGAACGCCTGCGCACCGCGGCCCGGGACTTCGACGACGTGACGTACGGCGGACGCACCGCGTCCCCACAGATGTACCGCCGGCTCACCGAACTCGACGACGACCTGGAGCGCACGAAACCGGCCCTCGCGAACAGCAGCGCCCCCAGCACGGCCCACAACGCCCGCCAGGGAGCCGCCGAATGA
- the manA gene encoding mannose-6-phosphate isomerase, class I, producing the protein MDRLDNTIRPYAWGSTTAIPALLGTESTGEPQAEMWMGAHPGAPSRTGRGTLVEVIDADPQGELGAAAVTKFGPRLPFLLKILAAGAPLSLQVHPNLAQAKEGYEDEENRGIPVDAGHRNYKDANHKPELICALTEFDGLCGFRDPSQAAELLAGLDVDSLKPYVDLLRAHPEESALREVLTAVLSADREDMARTVTEAATACARLGGDYAPYADIAHHYPGDPGVIAAMLLNYVRLQPGEALFLGAGIPHAYLNGLGVEIMANSDNVLRCGLTPKHVDVPELLRIVRFEASDPGVLRPEASADGEEVYDTPIDEFRLSRYVLPQTAPARDLTLPTPQILLCTAGSVRTGDIELAPGRSVFVPANEKTEVSGPGTVFRATVVV; encoded by the coding sequence ATGGACCGCCTCGACAACACCATCCGCCCCTACGCCTGGGGATCCACCACCGCCATCCCGGCGCTCCTCGGTACCGAGTCGACCGGTGAACCGCAGGCGGAGATGTGGATGGGCGCCCATCCCGGCGCCCCCTCGCGCACCGGACGCGGCACGCTCGTCGAGGTCATCGACGCGGACCCGCAGGGCGAACTCGGCGCGGCGGCCGTCACCAAATTCGGCCCCCGCCTCCCCTTCCTCCTCAAGATCCTCGCGGCCGGCGCCCCCCTCTCCCTCCAGGTGCACCCCAACCTCGCCCAGGCGAAGGAGGGTTACGAGGACGAGGAGAACCGCGGGATCCCGGTGGACGCCGGGCACCGCAACTACAAGGACGCCAACCACAAGCCCGAACTGATCTGCGCCCTCACCGAGTTCGACGGCCTGTGCGGTTTCCGCGACCCGTCGCAGGCCGCCGAACTCCTCGCGGGTCTGGACGTCGACTCCCTCAAGCCGTACGTCGACCTGCTGCGCGCCCACCCGGAGGAGTCGGCGCTGCGCGAGGTACTGACGGCCGTACTCAGCGCGGACCGCGAGGACATGGCCCGCACGGTCACCGAGGCCGCGACCGCCTGCGCCCGCCTCGGCGGCGACTACGCCCCCTACGCGGACATCGCCCACCACTACCCCGGCGACCCGGGCGTCATCGCCGCGATGCTCCTCAATTACGTCCGACTCCAGCCCGGCGAGGCCCTGTTCCTCGGCGCGGGCATCCCGCACGCCTACCTCAACGGCCTCGGCGTCGAGATCATGGCCAACTCCGACAACGTCCTGCGCTGCGGTCTGACGCCCAAGCACGTCGACGTCCCCGAACTCCTGCGCATCGTGCGCTTCGAGGCGAGCGACCCCGGCGTACTGCGCCCGGAGGCCTCCGCCGACGGTGAGGAGGTCTACGACACCCCCATCGACGAGTTCCGCCTGTCCCGTTACGTCCTCCCGCAGACCGCGCCCGCCCGCGACCTCACTCTCCCGACCCCGCAGATCCTGCTCTGCACGGCAGGCTCGGTCCGTACCGGAGACATCGAACTCGCCCCGGGCCGGTCGGTCTTCGTACCGGCGAACGAGAAGACCGAAGTGTCCGGCCCCGGCACGGTGTTCCGGGCGACAGTCGTCGTCTGA
- a CDS encoding stage II sporulation protein M: MDLDVFASAHRAEWDRLDALLRRQRRLTGAEADELVVLYQRTATHLSLIQSSAPDPQLTGRLSQLVARARSAVTGTRRASWRDVTRFLTHGFPAAVYRSRHWWVPTALISTAVAVLLGWWIGTHPEVQSSIAAPDELRALTRPGGEYETYYSSHPAASFAAQVWTNNAQAAALCLVLGVFLCFPVIWILFQNMLNVGVGFGLMSSAGRLDTFLGLILPHGLLELTAVFVAAGTGLRLGWTVIDPGPRSRRTALAEEGRAAVGMAIGLALVLFVSGAIEGFVTPSGLPTWARITIGVVAELAFLAYVYVLGGRAARAGETGDLEAAERSAAVPTAA; encoded by the coding sequence ATGGACCTCGACGTCTTCGCCTCCGCCCACCGAGCCGAGTGGGACCGCTTGGACGCACTGCTCCGCCGCCAGCGCCGCCTCACCGGAGCCGAGGCCGACGAACTCGTCGTCCTCTACCAACGCACCGCCACCCACCTCTCGCTGATCCAGTCGAGCGCCCCGGACCCCCAGCTGACCGGCCGGCTCAGCCAACTGGTGGCACGCGCGCGCAGTGCCGTGACAGGAACCCGCCGTGCCTCCTGGCGCGACGTCACACGCTTCCTCACGCACGGTTTCCCCGCGGCGGTCTACAGATCGCGCCACTGGTGGGTCCCCACCGCGCTCATCTCCACGGCCGTGGCGGTTCTCCTGGGCTGGTGGATAGGCACGCACCCCGAGGTGCAGTCCTCCATAGCGGCCCCCGACGAACTGCGCGCCCTCACCCGCCCCGGTGGCGAATACGAGACGTACTACTCCAGCCATCCCGCCGCATCCTTCGCCGCTCAGGTGTGGACGAACAACGCTCAGGCGGCCGCGTTGTGCCTGGTCCTGGGAGTCTTCCTCTGTTTCCCGGTCATCTGGATCCTCTTCCAGAACATGCTCAACGTGGGCGTCGGCTTCGGCCTGATGTCCTCGGCCGGCCGACTCGACACCTTCCTCGGCCTGATCCTGCCGCACGGCCTCCTGGAACTGACCGCAGTCTTCGTAGCCGCCGGTACGGGCCTCCGCCTCGGTTGGACCGTCATCGACCCGGGCCCGCGTTCCCGCCGCACAGCGCTGGCCGAGGAAGGACGAGCAGCCGTGGGAATGGCGATCGGCCTGGCTCTGGTCCTCTTCGTCTCAGGCGCCATAGAAGGCTTCGTCACCCCGTCCGGCCTGCCCACATGGGCCCGCATCACGATCGGGGTCGTCGCCGAACTGGCCTTCCTCGCGTACGTGTATGTCCTCGGTGGTCGCGCGGCACGCGCCGGCGAGACGGGCGACCTTGAAGCGGCCGAGAGGAGCGCCGCAGTCCCCACCGCTGCCTGA
- the ahcY gene encoding adenosylhomocysteinase has product MTTVDNRQDFKVADLSLAEFGRKEITLAEHEMPGLMSIRREFAATQPLAGARIMGSLHMTVQTAVLIETLVALGAEVRWVSCNIFSTQDHAAAAIAVGPNGTPENPQGIPVFAWKGETLEEYWWCTEQALTWPNTPTGGPNMILDDGGDATMLVHKGVEYEKDGKVPSVDTAESDEHRVVLELLDRTITDGSQKWTQLASEIRGVTEETTTGVHRLYEMQRDGTLLFPAINVNDAVTKSKFDNKYGCRHSLIDGINRATDVLIGGKTAVVFGYGDVGKGCAESLRGQGARVIVTEIDPICALQAAMDGYQVATLDDVVDKADIFITTTGNKDIIMASDMAKMKHQAIVGNIGHFDNEIDMAGLAKIPGIVKDEVKPQVHTWKFPDGKVLIVLSEGRLLNLGNATGHPSFVMSNSFADQTLAQIELFTKPDEYPTDVYVLPKHLDEKVARLHLDALGVRLTTLRPEQASYIGVEVEGPYKSDHYRY; this is encoded by the coding sequence ATGACGACTGTCGACAACCGACAGGACTTCAAGGTCGCAGATCTCTCCCTGGCCGAGTTCGGCCGCAAGGAGATCACCCTCGCCGAGCACGAGATGCCCGGCCTGATGTCGATCCGCAGGGAGTTCGCCGCGACCCAGCCGCTGGCCGGCGCCCGAATCATGGGCTCGCTGCACATGACCGTGCAGACCGCCGTCCTGATCGAGACCCTGGTCGCCCTGGGCGCCGAGGTCCGCTGGGTGTCCTGCAACATCTTCTCCACCCAGGACCACGCGGCCGCCGCCATCGCGGTAGGCCCGAACGGTACCCCCGAGAACCCCCAGGGCATCCCGGTCTTCGCCTGGAAGGGCGAAACCCTGGAAGAGTACTGGTGGTGCACGGAGCAGGCCCTGACCTGGCCGAACACCCCCACCGGCGGCCCGAACATGATCCTGGACGACGGCGGCGACGCCACCATGCTCGTCCACAAGGGCGTCGAGTACGAGAAGGACGGCAAGGTCCCCTCCGTCGACACCGCCGAGTCCGACGAGCACCGCGTCGTCCTCGAACTCCTCGACCGGACCATCACCGACGGCTCGCAGAAGTGGACCCAGCTCGCCTCGGAGATCCGCGGCGTGACCGAGGAGACCACGACCGGCGTCCACCGCCTGTACGAGATGCAGCGCGACGGCACCCTCCTGTTCCCGGCGATCAACGTCAACGACGCCGTCACCAAGTCGAAGTTCGACAACAAGTACGGCTGCCGCCACTCCCTGATCGACGGCATCAACCGTGCCACCGACGTCCTCATCGGTGGGAAGACCGCGGTCGTCTTCGGCTACGGCGACGTGGGCAAGGGTTGCGCGGAGTCCCTGCGCGGCCAGGGCGCCCGAGTGATCGTCACCGAGATCGACCCGATCTGCGCGCTCCAGGCCGCGATGGACGGATACCAGGTCGCGACCCTCGACGACGTCGTCGACAAGGCCGACATCTTCATCACCACCACCGGCAACAAGGACATCATCATGGCCAGCGACATGGCCAAGATGAAGCACCAGGCGATCGTCGGCAACATCGGCCACTTCGACAACGAGATCGACATGGCCGGCCTCGCGAAGATCCCGGGCATCGTCAAGGACGAGGTCAAGCCGCAGGTCCACACCTGGAAGTTCCCCGACGGCAAGGTGCTCATCGTGCTGTCGGAGGGCCGCCTGCTGAACCTGGGCAATGCCACCGGTCACCCGTCGTTCGTGATGTCCAACTCCTTCGCGGACCAGACCCTGGCCCAGATCGAGCTGTTCACCAAGCCCGACGAGTACCCGACCGACGTCTACGTGCTGCCCAAGCACCTCGACGAGAAGGTCGCCCGTCTCCACCTCGACGCGCTCGGCGTGAGGCTGACGACGCTGCGCCCCGAGCAGGCCTCGTACATCGGTGTCGAGGTCGAGGGCCCCTACAAGTCGGACCACTACCGCTACTGA
- a CDS encoding cation diffusion facilitator family transporter, whose protein sequence is MSASGGTKAIVAALGANLAIAAAKFVAFLFSGSSSMLAESVHSLADSGNQGLLLLGGKKAQREATPQHPFGYGRERYIYAFLVSIVLFSVGGMFAIYEGYEKIKHPHEIEHWYWPVGVLVFAIIAESFSFRTAIKESNPLRGSESWKEFVRHAKAPELPVVLLEDLGALVGLVLALGGVGLALATGDGVWDGIGTLCIGILLILIALILAVETKSLLLGEAAGAEAVVKIEKAIVDGDTVTGIIHMRTLHLGPEELLVAAKIAVQHDDTAAEVATAINAAESRIRAAVPIARVIYLEPDIYSEKDAAKGPDREATPGGPAQPVGH, encoded by the coding sequence ATGAGCGCGTCAGGCGGAACCAAGGCGATCGTGGCGGCACTCGGCGCCAACCTCGCGATCGCGGCAGCGAAGTTCGTGGCGTTCCTCTTCAGCGGTTCGTCGTCGATGCTCGCGGAATCCGTGCACTCGCTCGCCGACTCCGGCAACCAGGGCCTGCTCCTCCTCGGCGGCAAGAAGGCCCAGCGCGAGGCAACCCCGCAGCACCCCTTCGGCTACGGCCGCGAGCGGTACATCTACGCCTTCCTCGTCTCCATCGTGCTCTTCTCGGTCGGCGGCATGTTCGCGATCTACGAGGGCTACGAGAAGATCAAGCACCCGCACGAGATCGAGCACTGGTACTGGCCGGTGGGCGTCCTCGTCTTCGCAATCATCGCCGAGAGCTTCTCCTTCCGTACGGCCATCAAGGAGTCCAACCCCCTGCGCGGCAGCGAGTCCTGGAAGGAATTCGTCCGCCACGCCAAGGCCCCCGAACTGCCCGTCGTCCTCCTGGAGGACCTCGGTGCGCTCGTCGGCCTGGTCCTGGCCCTCGGCGGTGTCGGCCTCGCCCTCGCCACCGGCGACGGCGTCTGGGACGGCATCGGCACCCTCTGCATCGGCATCCTGCTCATCCTGATCGCGCTGATCCTGGCCGTCGAGACCAAGTCACTGCTGCTGGGCGAGGCCGCCGGTGCGGAAGCGGTCGTGAAGATCGAGAAGGCGATCGTCGACGGCGACACCGTCACCGGCATCATCCACATGCGCACGCTCCACCTCGGCCCCGAGGAACTCCTGGTAGCGGCCAAGATCGCCGTCCAGCACGACGACACCGCCGCCGAGGTGGCCACCGCGATCAACGCCGCCGAGTCCCGTATCCGCGCCGCCGTCCCGATCGCCCGCGTCATCTACCTGGAACCGGACATCTACAGCGAGAAGGACGCGGCCAAGGGCCCCGACCGCGAGGCAACCCCGGGCGGCCCGGCCCAGCCCGTCGGCCACTGA